In Fusarium falciforme chromosome 10, complete sequence, a single genomic region encodes these proteins:
- a CDS encoding Chromo domain-containing protein: protein MLPPHADPYDVPASPLRAKNRTMATDTPSKDGDVVTARDKAVDGHKASPAARIGTPRGTPRGTPRGTPRATPKIATPANDEKPDRSTPAAAAEPTEPKSIDKRNGDKDAQVNGDAPAASADNPAEFRDDVEIDEFVDHRVDEATSTVDIQVKWEGGETTWETEWSLQEQVPTLVFKYWDKLEGRDAATGLDIYHVFKILKRTSLPGKSKKPQYMYQVQWVGYRRTDSTWEHEDKLREIAPAELEKFEAKELANGAGSQKRKNARGPGRPRKRARADLD, encoded by the exons ATGCTTCCGCCGCACGCAG ATCCTTACGACGTTCCTGCTTCACCGTTGAGGGCCAAGAATCGCACAATGGCCACCGATACACCCTCCAAGGACGGCGACGTCGTCACCGCTCGTGACAAGGCTGTCGATGGCCACAAGGCCTCGCCCGCTGCTAGAATCGGAACTCCTCGGGGAACCCCCAGAGGCACCCCCAGAGGAACTCCCAGAGCAACTCCCAAGATTGCTACCCCCGCAAACGACGAAAAACCCGATCGCTCCActcccgccgccgccgccgaacCGACCGAGCCGAAGAGCATTGATAAGCGCAACGGAGACAAGGACGCTCAGGTGAATGGTGATGCCCCCGCCGCATCCGCCGATAACCCGGCCGAGTTTagagatgatgtcgagatTGACGAGTTTGTCGACCATCGCGTTGATGAGGCGACATCGACCGTGGATATCCAAGTAAAGTGGGAGGGTGGTGAGACCACCTGGGAGACGGAATGGAGTCTGCAGGAGCAAGTTCCCACGCTCGTCTTCAAGTACTGGGACAAGCTCGAAGGACGTGATGCTGCGACCGGCCTAGATATCTACCACGTCTTCAAGATCCTCAAGCGCACCAGCCTTCCCGGAAAGTCCAAGAAGCCTCAGTACATGTACCAGGTCCAGTGGGTTGGATACCGCCGCACCGATTCGACGTGGGAGCACGAGGACAAGCTGAGAGAGATTGCCCCGGCTGAGCTGGAAAAGTTTGAGGCCAAGGAGTTGGCGAATGGAGCGGGTTCTCAGAAGCGCAAGAATGCGCGTGGTCCTGGACGACCACGCAAGAGGGCGAGGGCTGACTTGGACTGA
- a CDS encoding LITAF domain-containing protein, whose protein sequence is MTTPVSPEPITSSPAPAPGTVSPPSYTPKPAEVAPNTDEKIAIPAQKIDDDNLPEVVVAEPDHSQDPQPVHAHTPDPPKSEYPVPPSTVSPAPGSIMNLHGDGTQSPPILQHPALAGQMAPGQMAPGQMGYAGHESMVVPMSVPTPAPVYPPGAQTVTPLNLLTDQSDSVDCPFCQRRTETKVKKEASGMTHGIAATLFFTTLFGVIFPYTCHCAPHISHYCKNCGRKVAYKQRGGQMEPQGTPEHLREVSKYPAAEPKAKK, encoded by the exons ATGACGACTCCCGTGTCGCCAGAGCCCATCACCTCAAGTCCTGCGCCGGCCCCAGGCACCGTGTCTCCCCCTTCGTACACGCCCAAGCCAGCTGAGGTCGCTCCCAATACCGACGAAAAGATCGCGATACC GGCGCAAAAAATTGACGACGATAACCTCCCCgaagtcgtcgtcgccgaACCCGACCATTCACAAGATCCTCAGCCCGTCCACGCGCATACCCCCGATCCTCCAAAGAGCGAATACCCCGTCCCTCCCTCGACAGTCTCTCCCGCGCCCGGAAGCATCATGAACCTCCACGGCGATGGAACGCAGTCGCCGCCGATTCTGCAACACCCTGCGCTCGCTGGGCAGATGGCGCCCGGCCAGATGGCTCCTGGACAGATGGGATACGCAGGCCACGAGTCCATGGTGGTGCCAATGTCTGTGCCCACTCCAGCTCCTGTTTATCCTCCAGGCGCGCAAACGGTTACGCCTCTGAACCTCTTGACCGATCAATCTGATAGCGTCGATTGTCCATTCTGCCAGCGACGCACAGagaccaaggtcaagaaggaggcaTCAGGCATGACACA TGGTATCGCGGCAACCCTCTTCTTCACGACCCTCTTCGGCGTCATCTTCCCATACACATGTCATTGCGCTCCTCACATCAGCCACTACTGCAAAAACTGCGGTCGCAAGGTGGCGTACAAGCAACGAGGTGGACAGATGGAGCCCCAGGGCACGCCTGAGCATCTTCGCGAGGTGTCTAAATACCCAGCGGCCGAGCCCAAGGCGAAGAAGTAG
- a CDS encoding Succinyl-CoA:3-ketoacid-coenzyme A transferase: MSSVLRFQSRRVVARQLTWGSSFTARAPRSFSTSKIVFSSRGHSKLFDSADAAVADIKSGSTVLSAGFGLCGVADTIIGALNRRGRESLHSLTAVSNNAGQEGKGGLATLTSAGQVDRLILSYLGNNKVLEKKYLTGELAIELCPQGTLAERIRAGGAGIPAFFTPTAAHTLVQDGEIPVRLDKSGAVVEKGRKRETREFNGRTFLMETALTGDVAILRAWKVDKEGNCVFRYATKAFGPIMAKAAKVTIVEAENIVEAGEIDPNEVDLPGIFVDRIVPSTAEKNIEVLKTREEGEDGKPPKATSEAQERRNRIARRAAKELKPGYYVNLGVGIPTLAVSFLPPDSTVRLQSENGLLGMGPYPTKDEVDPDIVNAGKETVTLLPGASCFDSSESFGMIRGGHVDVSILGALQVSSVGDLANYMIPGKVFKGMGGAMDLVANPDNTKIVVATEHCAKDGSSKIVQQCSLPLTGARVVSTIITDLCVFQVDRVQGTLTLTELAPGVTVDEVRAKTDADFAEADDLKTME; encoded by the exons ATGTCTAGTGTTCTACGATTCCAGAGCCGACGAGTGGTGGCGAGGCAGTTGACTTGGGGGAGCAGCTTTACGGCGCGAGCGCCGCGATCATTCAGCACATCAAAGATTGTCTTTTCTAGCCGAGGGCACTCCAAGCTCTTTGACAGTGCCGATGCTGCCGTGGCAGACATTAAGAGCGGATCAACAGTTCTCAGCGCAGGGTTTGGTCTTTGTGGTGTCGCAG ACACAATTATTGGTGCCTTAAACCGACGAGGTCGCGAATCGCTTCATTCTCTCACAGCCGTGTCAAACAATGCCGGACAGGAAGGCAAGGGTGGCTTGGCGACTCTCACCAGCGCTGGTCAGGTCGATCGATTAATCCTCTCATACCTTGGAAACAATAAAGTGTTGGAAAAGAAGTACCTGACTGGAGAGCTTGCAATTGAGCTATGCCCACAGGGTACTCTGGCAGAGCGCATCCGAGCCGGAGGTGCCGGTATTCCCGCATTCTTCACACCAACCGCTGCTC ATACCCTTGTGCAAGATGGAGAGATTCCCGTGCGATTGGACAAGTCGGGCGCTGTTGTCGAAAAGGGACGAAAGAGGGAGACGCGCGAGTTCAATGGCCGGACATTCCTCATGGAGACTGCTCTTACAGGCGACGTCGCCATTCTAAGAGCTTGGAAGGTGGACAAGGAGGGAAACTGTGTCTTTAG ATACGCTACCAAGGCTTTCGgacccatcatggccaaggccgccaaggtCACCATCGTCGAGGCAGAGAACATTGTCGAGGCTGGTGAGATTGATCCCAACGAAGTTGACCTTCCCGGTATCTTTGTCGATCGAATCGTTCCCTCTACGGCGGAGAAGAATATTGAGGTGCTCAAGACgagagaggagggagaggatggcAAACCACCAAAGGCAACCAGCGAGGCTCAAGAGCGACGAAACAGAATTGCGCGACGCGCCGCCAAGGAGTTGAAGCCAGGATACTATGTGAACCTTGGAGTTGGAATCCCGACGCTGGCCGTCTCTTTCCTGCCTCCGGATAGCACGGTTCGACTTCAGTCTGAGAACGGTCTCCTTGGAATGGGTCCTTATCCCACCAAGGACGAAGTTGACCC TGATATCGTCAATGCTGGAAAGGAGACCGTCACGCTTCTCCCTGGTGCATCATGCTTTGACTCTTCCGAGTCTTTCGGCATGATCCGTGGTGGACACGTCGATGTGTCAATTCTCGGT GCCCTTCAAGTTAGTTCCGTCGGTGACTTGGCAAACTACATGATCCCTGGAAAGGTCTTCAAGGGCATGGGCGGTGCCATGGACCTTGTCGCCAACCccgacaacaccaagatTGTCGTTGCTACCGAGCACTGCGCCAAGGATGGCTCATCCAAGATTGTGCAGCAGTGCAGCTTGCCGTTGACAGGCGCACGTGTGGTtagcaccatcatcaccgaccTT TGCGTGTTCCAGGTGGATAGAGTCCAGGGCACTCTGACTCTGACGGAGCTTGCTCCGGGTGTGACGGTAGACGAAGTAAGAGCCAAGACGGACGCGGACTTTGCGGAAGCGGATGATTTGAAGACAATGGAGTAG
- a CDS encoding Laccase 3: MRRFGWAFALAMPWSSLAATVSYDFSIEWVRANPDGAFERPTIGINGQWPIPQIEANVGDTILVNAHNNLGNQATSLHFHGLFMNGSNHMDGPSQVTQCPIPPGSSFLYNFTITQAGTYWYHSHTESQYPDGLRGNLIIHDPESPFKGKYDEEIVLSLSDWYHDEMQTLLPEFLRKGNPTGAEPVPQAALMNETQNLKVPVQPGKTYFLRLINLGAFAGQYFWIEGHKMSIVEVDGAYTKPAEASMVYLSAGQRCSVLVTTKADAKANFPIVASMDTDLFDVLPDNLNWNVTGWLVYDEVQPLPKPATIYEFDPYDDLDLVPFDEMPLLPEPSKKVELEVIMDNLRDGANYAFFNNITYRAPKVPTLYTVLTSGDKATNPQVYGTYTHSFVLKKDEIVQVVLNNKDDGRHPFHLHGHHFQVLYRSDDDAGDFEGSEKDFAKIPMRRDTVVVNGNGNVVLRFKADNPGVWLFHCHIEWHVASGLVATFVEAPLELQKTLTLPQNHLDACKAGDVPAAGNAAGNTKDFLDLTGENVPPPRLPDGFTLKGIVAFAFSTLMGIIGVYAVASYGMKTDSKKKRTAEREPLLASGEADAEPEPTGRAVTGENVVRR, encoded by the exons ATGCGTAGATTCGGCTGGGCTTTCGCTCTGGCGATGCCATGGTCATCTCTGGCCGCCACCGTCTCCTACGACTTTTCCATCGAATGGGTCAGGGCCAACCCCGACGGCGCGTTTGAGCGTCCGACCATCGGCATCAACGGGCAGTGGCCGATCCCTCAGATCGAGGCCAATGTTGGGGATACCATCTTGGTCAATGCCCACAATAACCTGGGTAACCAGGCGACGTCGCTGCACTTTCATGGGTTGTTTATGAATGGGTCGAATCACATGGATGGGCCTTCGCAGGTTACGCAGTGTCCTATTCCTCCGGGGTCGTCTTTTCTGTACAACTTTACG ATTACTCAAGCTGGAACCTACTGGTATCACTCCCACACCGAGAGTCAGTATCCTGATGGTCTTCGAGGAAATCTCATCATTCACGACCCAGAGTCGCCCTTCAAGGGAAAGTACGATGAGGAGATTGTCTTGTCGCTTTCTGACTGGTACCATGATGAGATGCAGACCTTGCTCCCCGAGTTTTTGCGCAAGGGAAACCCGACTGGTGCTGAACCCGTCCCTCAGGCTGCTCTCATGAATGAGACACAAAACCTCAAGGTTCCAGTGCAGCCCGGCAAGACGTATTTCTTGCGATTGATCAACCTCGGTGCTTTTGCTGGACAATATTTCTGGATTGAGGGCCACAAGATGTCGATCGTCGAAGTTGATGGCGCGTATACAAAGCCAGCTGAAGCCAGCATGGTCTACCTCTCTGCTGGACAGCGATGCAGTGTGCTTGTTACGACCAAGGCTGATGCAAAGGCCAACTTTCCCATTGTGGCGAGCATGGATACT GATCTGTTTGATGTCCTGCCCGACAACCTCAACTGGAACGTCACGGGCTGGCTTGTCTATGATGAAGTGCAGCCTCTCCCGAAGCCTGCGACTATCTACGAGTTTGACCCTTATGACGACTTGGATCTCGTGCCTTTTGATGAGATGCCGTTGTTGCCTGAGCCTAGCAAGAAGGTCGAGCTTGAGGTCATCATGGACAATCTCCGCGATGGCGCCAATTATGCAttcttcaacaacatcaccTACCGCGCGCCCAAGGTGCCGACTCTTTACACTGTCTTAACTAGCGGCGACAAGGCGACGAACCCTCAGGTCTATGGAACGTACACTCACAGCTTTGTGCTGAAGAAGGATGAGATTGTGCAGGTGGTTCTTAACAACAAGGATGACGGTCGCCATCCTTTCCATCTTCACGGCCATCACTTCCAGGTTCTGTACCgaagcgacgacgacgctggCGATTTTGAAGGATCCGAGAAGGATTTCGCCAAGATCCCAATGAGGCGAGATACGGTGGTTGTGAATGGCAACGGAAATGTGGTTCTTCGCTTCAAGGCCGACAACCCAG GTGTTTGGCTGTTCCACTGTCATATTGAGTGGCATGTCGCTTCGGGTCTTGTTGCGACCTTTGTTGAGGCGCCTCTTGAGCTTCAGAAGACTTTGACGCTGCCTCAGAATCACTTGGATGCGTGCAAGGCTGGAGATGTTCCCGCTGCCGGTAACGCTGCTGGAAACACCAAGGATTTCCTTGACTTGACTGGAGAGAACGTGCCTCCTCCACGATTGCCTGATGG ATTCACCCTGAAGGGCATCGTCGCCTTTGCTTTCAGTACTTTGATGGGTATCATCGGCGTCTACGCCGTTGCATCTTACGGAATGAAGACTGatagcaagaagaagaggactgCCGAGAGAGAGCCCCTGCTGGCTTCCGGTGAGGCTGACGCAGAGCCGGAGCCGACTGGACGAGCTGTGACCGGGGAGAATGTGGTTCGGAGGTAA
- a CDS encoding Peptidase-M14 domain-containing protein — MRCSVVSLLSLALGALAAPKSELKSYDGYKVFRVNTHGSQAVEEKLAAVTHDEWEHGFQHIDVVIAPDDLDKFEGLGFEYRVLHEDLGASISAESPSPKKWKRQADDDAWFDEYHNYEDHIDYFRDLQRLFPNNSKLISSGKSYQKRNIYGLHLWGSGGPGKPAVLYHGTVHAREWISAPTVEYITLQLVNGYKSEDKQVKSFLDKYDFYIFPVVNPDGFVYTQSANRLWRKNRQPPPASSPNQTCIGRDINRNWEFGWDSNKLGASTNPCSEVYKGEKPSDSPENQGLDKFVRQLRDGAGIKLYIDWHSYGQYILSPFGYKETLYAPELGKWTKAAALVSEAIRDSSDDRTTFVFGPSGAVLYTTTGAAPDHVYSVGGAEFSYTIELRDIGDYGFVLPPAQIKPNVKEQWEGQKVLLSLLDEEFFDGEGAALYQGQN, encoded by the exons ATGAGGTGCTCTGTTGTTTCGTTGCTTTCCCTCGCTCTTGGAGCTCTCGCAGCTCCAAAGTCAGAGCTCAAGTCCTACGATGGATACAAGGTCTTTCGTGTAAACACTCACGGCAGCCAGGCCgtagaggagaagctcgcAGCTGTCACTCATGACGAGTGGGAGCACGGCTTTCAGCACATTGACGTTGTCATTGCCCCCGATGACCTCGACAAGTTTGAAGGCCTTGGCTTCGAGTATCGCGTCTTGCACGAGGATCTCGGAGCTTCCATCTCTGCCGAATCACCTTCTCCCAAGAAGTGGAAGCGTcaggctgatgatgatgcttggTTTGACGAGTACCACAACTACGAGGACCACATCGACTACTTTAGGGATCTGCAGCGGTTGTTCCCTAACAATTCTAAGCTGATCTCTTCTGGAAAGTCGTATCAGAAGCGAAACATCTATGGACTTCATCTTTGGGGTAGTGGCGGACCTGGAAAGCCTGCTGTGCTGTACCACGGAACTGTCCACGCCCGAGAATGGATCTCTGCTCCT ACTGTCGAATACATTACTCTCCAGCTCGTCAACGGATACAAGTCCGAGGATAAGCAGGTCAAGTCGTTCCTCGACAAGTACGACTTTTACATCTTCCCCGTCGTGAACCCCGATG GCTTCGTCTATACTCAATCCGCAAACCGCCTCTGGCGAAAGAACCGTCAACCCCCTCCCGCTTCTTCCCCCAACCAGACCTGCATTGGTCGCGACATCAACCGCAACTGGGAGTTTGGATGGGACTCGAACAAGCTCGGTGCCTCGACCAACCCATGCTCCGAGGTGTACAAGGGCGAGAAGCCCTCCGATAGTCCCGAGAACCAGGGTCTTGACAAGTTTGTCCGACAGCTCCGAGACGGCGCTGGAATTAAGCTCTACATCGATTGGCACTCTTATGGACAGTACATCCTTTCGCCTTTTGGATACAAGGAGACTCTTTACGCTCCAGAGCTTGGCAAGTGGACCAAGGCTGCTGCTCTTGTTAGTGAGGCCATCCGCGACAGCTCCGACGATCGCACCACTTTTGTCTTTGGACCCAGCGGTGCTGTTCTGTACACCACGACTGGTGCTGCCCCCGACCACGTGTACAGCGTTGGAGGCGCCGAGTTCTCTTACACGATTGAGCTTCGGGACATTGGCGACTATGGCTTTGTGCTCCCCCCCGCGCAGATCAAGCCTAACGTCAAGGAGCAGTGGGAGGGTCAGAAGGTGCTGCTTTCGCTGCTGGATGAGGAGTTCTTTGATGGTGAGGGCGCTGCTCTCTACCAGGGACAGAACTAA
- a CDS encoding HET domain-containing protein — MSYQPLDETNEEIRLLSISPERPGEDKLECSLAIVSLKDLNPEHGSFPRRVTTAGREERLATWWNFTRPDPALTCQPPPPIPPADSYRFEWGDFATLSYTWGDPEITEAILLDGIHAPVTTNLAAALRTFRKLNYFSGRFSLWVDSLCINQQDLDERSSQVAMMRDIYARSWTTMTFLGAAADNSDKALGLLKTLAAHEVNKTTGHLRDILQDRPWHLGGQGEWLALQAFLQRRYWSRLWVVQGSALAPPNMLMFAGEDSITWQEVQDGLTSIHTCLCIRFQQMAVF; from the exons ATGTCGTACCAACCGCTCGACGAAACAAACGAAGAGATTCGCCTGCTGTCGATATCACCCGAACGACCAGGCGAGGATAAACTGGAGTGTTCATTGGCTATTGTTTCCTTGAAAGACCTCAATCCTGAGCATGGATCTTTTCCCAGGCGAGTGACAACCGCTGGGAGAGAAGAACGGCTGGCCACGTGGTGGAATTTCACAAGGCCAGACCCTGCTTTAACCTGTCAACCGCCCCCTCCCATTCCACCTGCGGACAGCTATCGATTTGAATGGGGAGACTTTGCCACGCTCTCGTACACATGGGGCGATCCTGAGATCACCGAAGCCATTCTCCTAGACGGCATCCATGCACCGGTTACCACGAACCTCGCTGCCGCATTGCGCACCTTTCGAAAGCTGAATTACTTTAGCGGCCGCTTCAGCCTCTGGGTCGACTCATTATGCATCAATCAGCAGGACTTGGACGAGCGGAGCTCCCAGGTCGCCATGATGCGGGATATATACGCCAGGTCATGGACTACCATGACTTTTCTCGGTGCAGCGGCCGACAACAGCGACAAAGCTCTGGGCTTGCTCAAGACTTTGGCTGCGCACGAAGTGAACAAGACGACCGGCCACCTGAGAGATATTCTACAGGATCGTCCATGGCATCTTGGGGGCCAAGGAGAGTGGTTAGCGCTACAAGCCTTCCTCCAACGCCGCTACTGGTCTCGGTTGTGGGTTGTCCAGGGGTCCGCACTAGCTCCCCCGAACATGCTCATGTTTGCCGGCGAGGACTCTATCACTTGGCAAGAGGTGCAAGACGGCTTAACCTCAATCCACACCTGTCTTTG TATTCGTTTTCAGCAGATGGCCGTCTTCTAA